DNA sequence from the Lagenorhynchus albirostris chromosome 5, mLagAlb1.1, whole genome shotgun sequence genome:
CAAACctccagaaaaatgcacacatgtagagaaaaagataaaaaaccacacatgtacatatatacataatatactcTTTCATTTCATGGTGTTTGGGACTCACTGAAGTTAACCCATGGACCTAAGTCAAGAAAACATGTCTCAGAAACTTTCAGGTCTCCCCTATCCTAATGCTCTATTTGGGACCTAGAACCCATTATGGACATAAATAACATTCCCCAAAAAATAGTAATTAAATGTCTCTAATATTCCCTCACTTCTCCAATATATACCattgattctcattattcataGTTGTTTCTCTCTAAGAGTCAccatgaacactgaattagcaaatactgaaacattgctcctaggggaaatacagaGTTAGGTTCCCATGAGCTTCTGGTCACAGTAGTCTTATCAACCAATCAATACATAactttgtttctgtttaaaggcaacttatttaatatatactgtttATTCACTTACACTGAAATTGAACTCACAGTCAACTGTGCTCTAGCTCACTTCTAAACAAAGCTTATCTGTCACATAtcttttctccataaggcacatcacagccttcttgcacataggaacactagacagcacttctgCACTACACACGGGGGCTATTTTTAacagtaaagttaaaaaaaaaaaaaaaacagaaaaatgggcacTAAATAGACCATggaaaggacacttgtttacgtatgagagctgaaacaaggaTGCAGAGCATCGCCTAGTGACCTGAGCTGGGAACGGGAGCAGCAAACTACTCTGCTCTGCACGTGAACACACATGACTGTGAAAGCACCATGACTATTGATTTTGAGGCTGCAAAAAGTTTGTAGCAAGTAGGCAGattcacaaatacagaatccACAGTTAATTAGGATCGACTATATATCTCCCCTCCAGCTTCTTACTCCCCATTTCTAAGGCCATCTAAACATCCCACCTCCTAATGTCAGTATCCTTGATTTCCAAGTTTTGAACCCTACAGTGTACAAATTCTAAGCTTGTATTTTACAAATGGTCATGTAATAGGCCACCAAATTTGCCTCAATTTGACCCCTACCTTAGTGAGCTCTATAACCTAGAGGACTCCAGTCCTATTCCCTTCAGTTCCTAATACTTATCACCACCATTCATATAATTTCTTTGTCAGTGTATAAATCAGATTTCATTTCTGTAGTACCAAAGCTTTTGTATActtttatggaaaaaagaaaatatcaattaTACAGAAATTCtttaaaggaatttgaaaagTAATGAAAGTCAAACTGAGTGGAAGGCTAATACAGAAGACGTATAAATGCAAATTTCATTATTCAGTTTTAACTATGTCACCTCATTTATTGGTGGCACATTTTAATGCTTAATATCGTTAACCTTCTAACATGACTGCAATTGTAAAGGATCTAGGTTTTTCAGGGGAGAAGTAAAATTTGGTTTTTTTAACAGTCTTTACAGTGGTGTGATGGTGAGGATCCTGGTGCCCAATGTGCAATTCCAAGTGACTAGAAGGAAGTTTTGAAATAGAGTTATacattgcttgtttttctttttcaaaatagcaGCTTATATTTCCACTCAAATTTAGGTTAAATGTATGGTCATAATAGAAACCAatgttccttcatttcttttgagcCACCTAAAAAAATCTCATAAGATATCTTGCAATAGACACTTTGTGCTAAAATGCTGTTAGAAATTCATATATAACAAAGGGTCTGAGCCTTAGGAGAGATGGAAAAACCATTGTGACATATATAGTGACAGTGTGGCAAGAAAGAACTCAGAATTCCAAGTGAAACATTAATAAAGAATCCATAGAAGTTGATTCTGGCTCTGCATTTGGCCTCATGCCCTGAAAAGTTGATGGTAAACCACAGCCTACAGCTCTCAAGGAGAAAACCTTATGGTCTTCTTTATCAACTTTGCAATGAGTTAAAAATACCTTATGCTATGTTAGTGGATATGACTGGAATATATTCTATTTTCCTATGCAATTAAAGTAAGAACTATTTAAATTTACAGTGACTTATTCTAGTTGGCTATacacttatttctttattttattttatttttatttttacagttttatttttgtgtacagattTGCTTAACCATCACTGAATTTCTAGGTCAGGTTCAGGTAACTGAAGAGCCTTTATAAGTAGTTTATATTGTCTAGACCCAAGGTATGCTGCAAACCCAGTCTGAAGCAAAATGGGAAATAACATCTTTCTAAAGACAGGCTTAGAAATCCTAATCCAGTAATTTAAGATGTTTCCTTAATTGGGTAGCAGGGCTGAGCTATACCTGGCTGCTAGGTCACCATTCACAGGGATAGCCAAGAAAACAGGGTACAGACCACCAAAAACAAGACCAACCAGTCCACCTCGTGTTATGGTACAGGTTTCACAATGTAAATCACCTGTATTCAAAGGTAAACTTACTAAACCTTTGTAAGATACGTGTACCATCAAAAATGGGATCACTGCCATTGGTAAGCCAGCAGCTACACGAGCCTGTGTCACATGTAGGATGCATCGAAAGAGACTATTTGCTATTAGGCCACAGAGGGCAGCATTAAGTCCAATATATGTTGATCCATTTTCAAGCAGATTCCTTTCTGCTTCTGGAAGTTGGTTAATTTTTCTGGTTATGATTTCAATTAAGTTCTTCTTGACAGTACCATCTGGTTTATGATTTTCC
Encoded proteins:
- the LOC132520627 gene encoding LOW QUALITY PROTEIN: transmembrane protein 126A-like (The sequence of the model RefSeq protein was modified relative to this genomic sequence to represent the inferred CDS: substituted 1 base at 1 genomic stop codon), which encodes MENHKPDGTVKKNLIEIITRKINQLPEAERNLLENGSTYIGLNAALCGLIANSLFRCILHVTQARVAAGLPMAVIPFLMVHVSYKGLVSLPLNTGDLHCETCTITRGGLVGLVFGGLYPVFLAIPVNGDLAARYSSALLPNXGNILNYWIRISKPVFRKMLFPILLQTGFAAYLGSRQYKLLIKALQLPEPDLEIQ